TTTGAGAAAGTCATGTACCCACTCAGCATAAGCAGAAAGCAGGAAAGGATCAAAATCTCTATAGTAGAAGAACGCTTATGTGGCACCTTTACCATCAAATGTCAGCAGCTGGTATATAAACTTCTTttgtgaaaagagaaaagataacaagATATATATAGCCCATAGATTCTTTCTCTGGGATCACAAGGATTGTCTCCTTCCTGGAGCTTGAACAAAAAATATCACCAACACTTTGGCCCACCTTTGACCCCAAATTGATTTTATTCTGGAGAAATCACTTGATGTAGTTGGTGGTGAGCTCATTACATTGTGAATAAATGAATTCCCCAGATCCTATACAAGCACAATAGATTACAATAGTATCAAGTATGGGATAGTGTTTCCCTTAGGGTCTGTAATATCAAATATCAGTGAGCAGCATGTAAATACCTGTAGGAAGTCTAACCCTAATTCTTATGAGGTTATGAGAAAGATGAACTGATTTTGAAAAGATATTCATTAGGAGAAACTTACCAGGTACACAACAATATATTGGGAGAAAGCACTGAAGTATCCTTCTTATAATGGAGTATCTATATCTGAACTGAATTCTCCAAGGCAGAGTACTGAGGGACCATTGCCTCTCTCATTATGGTCACTATTTCTTCTCTAGCAGAGTCCAAGATCATATTAACTTTCTTGACATTTACAAAATACTGTCATCTCATATTCACCTTTTTTTTCAATCTAATAATCCTCAAATATCTTTAAATGACTTTCTTGTGAAGCTTATTTTTAAGCCAAGTATGAGAATGCATGCTTATTCTTCATTCAATTTAATCTTGGGAGATTTGGGCTAAAATTCTAGCCATTTACTATAAAATCTCTTCAACATAGTAAATATCCTTATTAGGATATTGTTCTTGTTTTATTTGTATGCTTAGCATGTCATGCATGCCTTTATCCATGAAAATGATATAAAGTAACTGTTAAATAGCAGTCATCTAAGGGGATATCACTAGAGGAGTACACTGAAGCGTTTCCTTCATGCTGAGATCAATTCATTAATTGCTATGCATTATGTTGCATTATACAATAAATTCCAAAGCCATTTGACCATATTTTAGTCTAACTTGAAACTCTACACAAGGATAACATAATAGCCTTTATGAATTATTTATCACTTCCCAAGTACATAATGTTTGTGGCACTAACCTGAATGATCCATCACAAAGCTGTATGTTGTAAGTCTAAGCTGTTACTACTCTTATGTGGAAAGTATAAGgaagatattagaaattaagtcttgttacatTAGTTTAGAGGTAAGAACTGGAGAAGCTGGcttaagaaagaattggagtttgaaacagatctgagacagagtgtcagtttcaaatgttgacagctTTTGGGGTAGCATAACAGTTTCTCTGTGGCAGTTGCTCTCTGGGAGTTGGgagttgctctctctctctctgaatcctGGGAAGAGGGAATCCTGGGAAGagaatcttcttttctctcttcattgtcTGAAGgtagaaggaaataagagaaaaagccTGAAGCAGAtgagtgatttccttttccaacttgggaaacactagtgactgtctattgctgtttcataaattattttctttgtgaagaccaaagaaaaacctggtctttggtttggactctgagtctgctaaggctcagagtcctaactttgTTCTTCatgaggctcagccagctggcctttgttatttttataacttggagacaaagttgattattatatacttcttataaggataatagtgttagtttattgtagaatatggAAATGTTGGGTTAGATCActaaggatcagtgtagcctgtggaaacagaaaaAGTGGTTCCTTgaagaaccagggagttttattttggGTGGAGTTAAAATCCTTTAgagttagaaataattttatatccttatattttcaataaatagtttatttttgtataacaacAGTCTCCTTCTCATCCTTGCACTTGGCCctaaagagaagttcacttatgagcttcacttcacttatataaattgaagatactttgtaaCCACAGGAatcagagtatctaatcagtttatataaataagcaattcatttacatattatttttacaaaagtatACTCAGcatatgtttgtttgttgatgggatggatggatggcagTCTCATGGACACTGGAATCTGACATTTTGTCTGAGATGGTTTACTGATCCTCAACTAACAGGTAAGGAGAGATGAGATCCTATTTGAAAATTCTGGGTATGGAATACTCAAAATCTATTGTGCTTCTCAACAGGTCATTTTGGATCAAACACCAAAGCTGCCTAAAATATCTGAGGAATGATTTCTCACAATGAAGTCTTGGGAATTATCTGCCTGAATCTTATTGCTCTTGGAATCCTGGGgaactctttccttctttacctatATGGCCATGAATCTATCACTGGTCACAGAATAAAACCTATGAACATGATTGTCATCCACATCGCCTTTTCCAATTCCATGTTGATTCTTTTTGGAGGAGTTCCCAAGATAATGCAGATCTGGGTATTTAAATCTTTCCTAGGTTGTTCTGAGATTAAAATCATAACTTACCTCATAAGAATGGCCCGGGGCCTTTCCCTCTGTAGCACATGCCTCCTCAGTGTCTCCCAGGCCATTACCATCAGTCCCTATAGTCCCATGTGGGCAGGGCTCAAAGTCAGAGCCCCAAAATGCACTCttccctgctgtttcctctgctgggctctcaatctactgataGCAGTCTTCATTCCTATGTATGTGACCTGCCCAAAAAATAGCACCAAAGAGAGGAGGAATATTTGGTATAGCTCTTTGGACTTAAATGCTATAAATACTATAAGAATTGCAATCTGGAAGTCTGTTTATGATGGTGTATTTGTGGGTCTCATGACCATTACCAGCAGCTACATGATGCTCATCTTATATAGACACCACCAAAAGGTCCAGTACCTTCACCGAACAAACATGTCCCTCAGGGCCTCCCCAGAGGTCAGAGCCACCAAAGCCATTCTGATACTGATGATCTCATTTGTCTGCTTCACAACAATCAGTTCCCCTTTTAGTGTTTATATGGTATATTCTGAAGAAACTAAACACTGGCTGATACATGGCATCATCATTCTGTCCCTGTGTTATCCTGCAGTAAGCCCCTTTATACTGATCAGTAGTGACACTCAGATTACCTGGGCCTGCCATGCCTTCTGAGGGAAGCAAAGCTCCCACTCTCCTTAACTTCCTCTGACCCTACAGATGACATCAAGTTCCTTTGAGACTTTCCATAAGGGGTGGGAAAGAGCTGACCCTTTTCCATCTCTGCATCATGGCAACTCTGCTCACATGTCAACTAGTACAGAGAAACTCATCCAGGTGAACTTCACCTGGGCCACCAAActacctcttctcttcctctagtTGTTCTTTCCTGCTCTTAAGTGAACAGCCATCTAACCCGTGATGGATAGATTCAGGCTTAAAGGTGACTTTGCTTTCTTTAGAGGGCTAGCTATCCTGGGTCTCTTTGGTCAGAACTGAATGACAGTAAGTGGGAATCCCTGAACAACAATGCTACTGCTCTTAGGTAACATGGCGACCTACAAGAGGATTGTTCCAAAATCATACAAATTACCAACCGACATGTACCATGTGTTGTTCAGATAATGCTAAGCTAAAGGGAAATGTAAAATGCCTAAACTGCAATCTCAAACATTGCTTTTTGTGTACATGGCTTTAAGTATCATTTTCCTAGACCACTGTTAATTTATTTAATGTCTTATTGTCAATATGGCCTTGTGAGCATCTTTCatattttagcatttcttttctgGAAGGGAAATAAATGTCTATACCATATCTGATTCGTATTCTTTATTCAGCACCTTTCTACTCTTCCTTTTTGGAAAAACCCTAGAAGTCATCCTAATCCTAAACTATATGCAAATTTTCCCAAGGAGGTGTCATTAACAAGTAGGAAAGTGTGAAAAGatagcctcactttccttatatCAGACAGACTGCCCCATGACTGAAGATGGCTAGTTTGCACATATAGATACAGAGAAGATGGGTCTCTTAGAGAGGAGTGGGTACAGTAGCTCAACCCTATGAGACCATCAGTGGTCCACTGTTAGACAGTGGGATCTTGCTGAGTGGCTACCATCTTAGTTCTATCAGCATGACTTTTGGGGGACTACTCATTCCTTGAGATTGGTGTTCTAACTAAAACCAGGAGGAAGGTTAATATATTATGCCTTCCCTAATCATTACAGTCACCTATAGACTCAGGATTTTGTTCAGTTGTGAACAACAATATTCCCTCAGTCTTTGGAGATGTCACCTCATACCCTCCCCTCAGCATCACTTACCAGAGAACCAAAGAGAAAGTCACCATAGATAGGAAATCTTCATCGTGGTCTTCAGTACTGAGCTACCTACAATAATTATTACCTAGGGTTGatgaaagaaataaatgagaCATTAAAGGAAGTTTGCACACTTTAAAAGACTAACACAGTACCTGCCACAGTGTAATTGACTAATCTCTGTTGGATGTCTTGACTTGATTTCTGAGGCTGCAGAACTGAGTACTTCACCTGACCTCAAGTAAAACCCAGCAGATGCTGACAATTTAAGAGATCCAGACTAAGCAATGCCACAACTAATGCTCTCCTCTGACACAGCAGGATTGGCTGATTAATACACTGAATTGTatggaagagagggaagacaCATTAGCATCCTTACTTCCAAGATATAAAAGTAGATGGATGAATTGATGAGCTGATGATTGAacaaaaacattaattaagcacttgctatttctaattgggacagctaggtggaagAGTGGGGAAGATagatggcacactggatagagggtcaggcctggaatcaggaagactcatctccctgagctcaaatctggcctcagacatttattagctatgtgaccttgggcaagtcacttaacccagttagcctcagttcctcatctgtaaaatgagctagagaaggaaatgacaaaccaatccaATACCTTTATCAAGAAAACACGCAATGGGTTCATAAATCATTAGGTACAAGTAAAAAATAACTGAGAAACAACAAAATGTTCTAATCACTGACAATATAGTTTAAAATGCAAGACAGGTTTTGGAACCTCTGCCTATGATCACCACCCCTGCTTGGCTAGGGAGATAAGTATTGAGGCCACCTTGAGGAATGTAGATCATCCATCTATACTATGGAATTAGTGACCTGTGGGAGCACAGCTAGGCTTCTAACAGGGAAAAGGGTAATAAAGGGACACACCTGGACTTTACAGAGAGGAAAATTTGGGGATACCTAGGGTTGAGCAGCTCAGCCAGAATTCCAGAATAAATGGATAGGGGCCCTTACTCACTAACTCCCAGGAATTCCTGTCACCCCCTCCTCTCTTAGTAACTGACCTTTGCCTCCCTTTGTGTCATATTGAACTCCTGAAGTCACTCATGGAGGCACCTAAGGAAATTCTAATCAATCAACATTGTTGCTGGGAATTTGCACCTCAGCAAAAATTTGTTTCTTCTTCAGACAATTTCAGATTGTCTGTATACTTGGGGTATTTTTCAAGGAGGTAACATGATAATCATAGCTCAAGAGGGGGAGATGAGCTCAGATTCACCAGCCCCTATTACTAGACCTTCATcacacgagagagagagagagagagagagagagagagagagagagagagagagagagagagagagagagagagagagagacagggagacagagagagacagagagaaagagagagagagagagagagagagagagagagagagagagagagagagagagagagagagagagagagagagagagagagagagacagggagacagagagagacagagagaaagagagagagagagagagagagagagagagagagagagagagagagaaagggaaagagagagacagacagaaagaccaagagacagatacagagagagaaagagagacagagacagacagagacagagacagagacagacagacagacagagacagagagaaagaaggaggagaagggggagtgggagagagagccCCACACTACTCTGGgcaaattcacttaaccccagtcacctaacccttgctgctcttctctcttaaaatgggtactaagacagtaggtaaggggGAGGGGCACTAGATTATCTGTAAATTTTATTCATCACTATTATACATTGATGGAAATTAACTAGAAAGGAATTCCCTAATCATTATTCAATACTACATACATGTTGGTGTGTACTGAGAATAATTAGTACATATAAAGGCACATACACAAATTCTCTTTGTACACAGGCTATTTTTCAAGTAGGTGACATGATAATAATAGCTCTGGAGGGGGTGATGATCTCAGACTCACCTGCCCCAATTACTACAGCCCTCatcataatacacacacacacacacacacacacacacacacacacacacacacacgcaatcACAGCTCAACCCTCAGCGCTGGGGGACAGACCAGACTGGCAAATACATATCTTagtttgtaagattaaaattgagGATAATGCCTCTTCCAGAAGGAGTTTAGCTCTTTCTTTGGTTTCTTATTTCTGGCAGTGAGGCAGGAACCTTAGGAATGGTGCCTAAATAAGGATGATGAAGTTTAGGCTGGAATCCTGATTAGACGTCTACTGCTAAAACCTCCTTGCTGTGAGTTCATCCACAATGAGTCACGGGGTCAAGTGAAAAGAGCCAAAACCATGCGTGGTAGGGGTTGAAGAGAAGATCCAGATGTCAAAGGATTCTGCCCTAATAGCAGCCCCAGGATTAATGTAGGACCATGCACTGCACTGAGGTTAGGGACACATAGCCAAGAAGTGTCAGATATAGGGCTGAAACTGGGGTCTTCCTGAGTCATCTATCCACAATACTGTGTCCCCTCCTACCTGTGCTACAAAAGTTACTTCCTGTCACTTTGACTTTAAGCAACCTACTCCAAATCTCTGTGTCCCAAATTCCCAATTTGAAAAACTATAGTACTTGGTCATGTAATTTCTAAGGTCACTCCCACATCTAAAGCCATGCTCAGATCACCCCTGAGAGATTGGACTTTGGACTTTTGTCCCCAGCACAGCGATACAGAGGAATTGATTCCATACACCCAATGCTCCCTGCTAAGCTAGGTGACTGAGGAAGCAGAAACCCATGTATGCAAAGCATCTGAGTGTCAGTCACCACAAGGTGGCACACTGAATAGTCAGGAAGAGCTAAATTCACTTCGAGCTTCAGACACTACTAGcttgtgacactggacaagtcatttagcctgtctgccccattttcctcaactgtaaatgagaataataatagcggctccctctcagggttgttgtgaatatcaaatgtcagcgtttgtaaagtgcttagcacataataaAAGCCCAATAAATGCTTACTTCCCTTCACATCCCTTTTTGAGTCTCGGGTTTACCTAGCCTGGCAAGTTCCCCATCCCCATAGAAGATCCTGGAGGAAACAGTCAAAATAAGCAGATTCTATATTGCTTTGCATTTTATTCCATGTTTAAGCAACTATTTGGTGACAACAAAGTTAAGGATTTATTCTAACAAGAGAAGGGAAAGTGTCCTAAGAGAGTGGAAGACACCTCCAGCGATAGACTCGAGGTCAGCTATAAATAGCAGATTTCCTTTCTTAATATTTAGAGCAATATTCCATTTCATCTCGTGCTAAATCATCTTGGGCCACCGAGGATTTATCAGTAACAGCAGACTTTGCCCAAGAGTGATTGCCAGCCGGACTTcgattttagagaggaggaaaaaaaacaaaacaaataaaaaataccgAACTACCTAAGAGGTTGCAGTCTTGAGGGACATCTAGTGGTCATTATGTATACTGCAGGATATTAGAAAGTCCCTAAAATAGGTATGTtctgaagagacagagaaagggctCTGTCTCAAATAAAGCACCACCTAGCGGCTAATCTCAGAAATTCCATTcagctaaataaaatcttttaataaTGCCTTAGCAAGATGTGTTCCTCTGTTTAGGGAAGGAAGCACAGGCCAAGAAATGTGTCAGCTTGGTCATACGAAATGTAACCATTTCATCATAGGGAATGTTTAAGATGTTTTTTGAACTATACAATATTTtctttccagattaattttttaaaatatcttttttcttttttctattctaattttcaaacattcctcCATTGGAATTGTTTTGTtccaatcttatttttttttctcctgtggaATTCCTCCTCCCATAATTGGCCCATTAAGTTTTATGTGATTCCAAATACATGATGTTTGTAACTGGAATTATTCATGCATTATCCCTGTTTCCTACAATAATAATGTACTACAGTTGCTGTTAAAATAATTGCATGTAGCACTAAattcacttcctttatttctgttaCAAACTAATCTTGCTGTGTGCCATTTAGTACTTGTTATATTTCCAAAATTCTGAATTTGTTGCTTTTTATATTCTGCTGCTCCTGGGTGCATTTTAACCTCCTGCAATAGTTACTTACTGAATACAATTTCTTTCTAATTGCCAGAAATAGTTGACCATTCACAAGTTCTGATGTGGTGATAGTCTTTTTTGGAAATGGATTGTTAAGATTCACTGCAAAGGAGGATTTGTTTAGACAACATGAACTGATAAAAGGCAGAGATTTGCCAGTCAAGGAACTGGTTGATATTCAATcaaattttaaatagatactatttctgagacagaaaagggaccaacTCTCACCTTTCTGGggaacctagagacaggaaaaccccaaatgacatgGCAAAAATGCTTACAAAAATTAGAGTGGCATTTTGGGGGGTTGCAAGAATGGTCGAttagttgttgtccttcatactcaaagaggaccgtCTTGGTtcatgcatgaattggatttaagtgaggcagactcgcacaaagtcatcaacctcactctctcttccaaagtcattgacATCCAGTGGCGAGACAAAAGCCAGTGATGACTCTGGATGCAATGGATGATAttgacatctttgatgtctgaccaagctctaagcattacCCACCACCTATTTCTGCCACCTGTGTGGCCTTTGCAATGAATTGTTCTCGTTCATCCCTTTTACTAAAGGAAATCTTCTCATGCCAGGAATAGGCATCCCCCTGACTTACCAATGGATTTGAGGCCTTTctgttatcctcaacctggttcaGCCAACCTGCCAAATAGCTTATCAGGGTGTGGCTATAGAGCATGGTACAGCTTCTAATAGCCACAGATAAGAACTAAGTGAAAAGTAAACACCAAAGTAGGAAATCACCCCTTaaaaggctcagcaagccctcacaccaagTACCAGTCTTCCTTGAACACCGTGTACACCCCAGAAATACATATGAGGCATAAACCAATTCTGGCAATACGATTCACAAAGGGAGAGCACTGACTGATTTGGTGATATAGGTGGACCTGTGAGTGCAAAGCCCCTTacccccttttatgattataatagtgttagcttttatgattattttcctATCACAATCATTAGCTTTGAGTCAAATGAAGtagtttgttttataaaatttagCAAAGGAAAAATACAGTTTAGGGTGTATCAAATTTTGTTTACAGGCATCTTAACCTTAAGCCTATAACCCAAAAGCTTCTATCAAGTCCACCATACTCTTCCTTGAGTGCAAAGTCAGGGCAGCTGTAATAGTGAGAGGGacttagaaaaatgaaggaaCCATTGAGCAGCTGTTTGGGAACTGAATTTCTAGGTGgcacttcctcttttcttccactGAGTTAAGCAGCTACTAATGGAGTCAGTCATTCAGTCAGACTAGAAGGTAAGTCTACTCCCCACAGCTTCCTTCTAAATTGATGGGCTGAAATTCCCCTCCTACTACGTAGACTCTGAATCAAGTTCTGTTATAACTTaaagtatctaatttattttggtatagggttgttgaaggaatgaggaaatgaaagaaaggaaggaaagggcagagggaaagaagggagtccCTGATATTTCTTTCCTAATACCACTCTTGAGGGCTTGACCAAAGAGAATCTCTTCAAGGAATATGCTCTGGGATACCCTAAGGGAAAAATAGAGTCTCTATTCCAAAGGTTGGCTCCAGTTGGGCATTGAGATTTTCATTCAGTTCAAGCAAAAGGCTTTGGAGATGATCACTTCTTCTACCCAGCTCCCCACAGAGTCCCAGATCAGAAAAAGAGAGCTTTTTCCCAGCTCCAGCTGCTTTTAAATCTTCatggaactctcccatccccTGCAGGTCCTGTGAAGGTTCCATTTGCCCCTCTTCTGAGGCATCAGACTTCAAACTTCAGGTTTCTATTGCTCTTGGCCATTCCCTTATCTACACAgccagagaggaagaggaggcctGCCTTCGGTGCAAGATCAGGAGAGTTAGGAAGAGGTTGGAGGCCTTCTCTTGGgtgtaaaaaaatcaatatttcatGATTGTCAACAGAAAACCAATTAGCCCCAAACTCTTTGGCTTTGAAATAGTCAACCATGAACTTTAATCTACCACATCCATAGTGATTTAATGGTTATTTTTGTACTTTCCAGCTTATTCAGCACTTGTGTCATTTGTTAAGACCTgcctaagtgaaaaaaaaaaaaacatgcacatctattctattttaatttttgactGTATCATTTTGTCACTATGTTATAAGATTTCTCTCTATAAAGAAGGTTATCACCTAAGGCTCAGGGTCTCTGGTCCTGATCTTGACCAGagtccagctttattgtgagaTGGACctcctctcaataaacctataaTTTGGCTTGAAGTTTTATACTGGTGTGATAAATTTTCATCACACTTTCTAATATAAAGGCTAGTATAAAAAGTTGAAAAACAATGAGGGAAGTAAATGCTAGGAAAATTAAAGAGTTAAAGTTAACTAAATAAGTTAGGAAACTGATGAAGGCACAATTGATggagcacagtgcctgaaatacTATTACCAAATGAGTGAAAAGATGAGTAGTTGCTTTCCATTATTCTGCTTAGATAAAATCAGCATACTTTTCCACAAGAGCAAATTTTCCCATTTGTTCTTCAGATTGGTAATACCTAATATATCTATAGGCCTTTGCAGTAATGTAAAACTCTTTAGAAGAACAAAGGCAGACATAGATTCTTGATTCTAgactaataaaaatgaataaattgtcATCTAACCTGATCCAAAAAAGAGTGAGAAATCAACAATTAtctcacttttaaaataaataagtttcaaaatagaaagaaaaggaagagaatcagaAATCAATCACATAGTAAAAATAGGGCAATTGCCTAAATTACCTCTGAGAtactttccagctctgaatctatcaGCTATGATATTATGGAGACAACCAGGGctatctggggcagctaggtggtgccatagaCAGTATCAGGTCTAAGAACAAGAAGACTCATCTCAGATTCACTTGTGTCTTcataccctgtttgcctcaattgcattatctatacaatgagctagagaaagaaattgcaaaccactccagtaagtctgctaagaaaaccctagatgaagtcaagaagagttgggcatgactgaaaaacaactggacAACAAAAGGGACTTTGGAGAACAAGACAAAGATTCTGCTAACGGACAAGGAATCTCAGATCTCAGTTGATCTCTCTTCCAAAAGGGGCAATATCACCAGGCTATGGTTATCTTCAGGCCATATCAGAAAGATAAATGGAGCTCATAATGATCTCATGAGAGGCAGTCTTTCAATCTGGAGCCACCTCAGTTCCAAAGAGCCCTTATCACTTCTCATAGTTAATATAAGGAATGCCAGGGCACTTTTGTAACCTTGACTTCAGGTCAGCTCAGTTCCATAATCAGGGACAATGAGCTATATAAGAAAAGGGGAGGTTGTCTCTCAGGAACATCTGATTGATGTTTGTGTTTCAGATGCAAAAGGAAGAGTGACATCAGGAAGTGGTCTGTTAACTCTCCATTTGTACAGGCAGAAGAAATGGAAGTTTCCAGCATGTCGTTTTTCAAGATTAAAAATTCTAGAAAGATGTCCAGAATAGGAGATAGGAATGTTGAGAGCAGAGTTGTCCTGCTACAAGAATGACTAGGCCCAAAGACCAGGAGACCTCacagattaataataataatagagtccTTTAAGGTTTGGAAATACTGTATGCATGTCATgtcatctgatcctcataacaaccgtAGAGAATAAGCCTTATTATTATGTCCATAAGGAAACaacaacagatgaggaaaccatagGTAAGAAAGACAAGTGTGATTGGTCCAATATCAAAGAACTACTACGTGTGGCTAGACCTGGTCAAGATACTAATTCCTAGTTACAAATCTGCCTCCTCCTCACTTGGAGTCAATAAATAAGTCAGTCAATGAATTAAGCCCTGTACTGGGCTCaatggatacaaagacag
This DNA window, taken from Monodelphis domestica isolate mMonDom1 chromosome 6, mMonDom1.pri, whole genome shotgun sequence, encodes the following:
- the monDomV1R1254 gene encoding vomeronasal 1 receptor monDomV1R1254, with the translated sequence MISHNEVLGIICLNLIALGILGNSFLLYLYGHESITGHRIKPMNMIVIHIAFSNSMLILFGGVPKIMQIWVFKSFLGCSEIKIITYLIRMARGLSLCSTCLLSVSQAITISPYSPMWAGLKVRAPKCTLPCCFLCWALNLLIAVFIPMYVTCPKNSTKERRNIWYSSLDLNAINTIRIAIWKSVYDGVFVGLMTITSSYMMLILYRHHQKVQYLHRTNMSLRASPEVRATKAILILMISFVCFTTISSPFSVYMVYSEETKHWLIHGIIILSLCYPAVSPFILISSDTQITWACHAF